The Toxorhynchites rutilus septentrionalis strain SRP chromosome 3, ASM2978413v1, whole genome shotgun sequence genome includes a region encoding these proteins:
- the LOC129773930 gene encoding uncharacterized protein LOC129773930: MKLDYKTLPGPQFYTVTEEKSLEETETSIYTEKFGKKAMEWQAICQCGKFSQPFVTTATLNTQIYIEECLQKRLLPLIRQHKDPVVFWPDLASCHYAKATLQWFEDNEVNVVPKHMNPPNFPEIRPIENFWALVKAYLRKHVKRSTTVTQFQKDWKKAATSVGNSSVQKLMAHVRGKVRHLGYD; this comes from the coding sequence ATgaaactggactacaaaacttTGCCGGGACCGCAGTTTTATACGGTAACGGAAGAGAAAAGTCTTGAGGAAACGGAAACATCGATTTATACCGAAAAATTCGGTAAAAAAGCCATGGAGTGGCAAGCAATATGTCAGTGTGGTAAATTTTCCCAACCTTTCGTCACAACTGCTACTTTGAATACACAAATATACATCGAAGAGTGTTTGCAAAAAAGATTGCTGCCTCTGATCCGTCAACACAAGGATCCAGTAgttttttggccagatttggcatcctgccaCTACGCCAAAGCTACGCTGCAGTGGTTTGAAGATAATGAGGTCAATGTTGTTCCGAAGCACATGAATCCTCCAAATTTCCCGGAAATACgcccaattgaaaatttttgggctCTAGTGAAGGCGTACCTCAGGAAACATGTTAAGCGATCGACTACAGTGACTCAGTTTCAAAAAGACTGGAAGAAAGCAGCCACAAGCGTCGGAAACTCATCTGTGCAAAAGCTTATGGCGCACGTACGAGGAAAAGTTCGCCATCTTGGATATGATTAA